In Candidatus Methylomirabilota bacterium, the following proteins share a genomic window:
- a CDS encoding thiamine pyrophosphate-binding protein, which produces MAELTGGELVARVLKQAGLEHVFTLCGGHILPIYDGCLKEGIRLIDVRHEQAAAHAADAYARLTRNVGVAIVTAGPGVTDAVTGVANAYAARSPLLLIGGAAPLGLRGRGALQEMEQVALLRPITKGSWSVPETRQIPEVLTTAVRTALSGRPGPVFVEIPVDLLLNTVEDRLAPVPTGYVHRTPTQADPDAVVRLAHLLVRAERPVVMAGGGVYWDDAAKSLAAFAESAGAPVFMNGAGRGCLPSDHPLAHAQARGWALANADFVLVLGAPLDFRLGYGRPPTFAEDAMVCMVDCDPAEPGRNRPLEVGLVGHIGRVLEQLAEVLPPALPARWEEWRRRVGQREREGYQQLEAQCASDQVPVSHYRWAAEIARVLTPDTIVVGDGGDVVSCAAKIVALSRPGQWLDPGPFGCLGVGPSFAIAAKLLHPGQRVLLVAGDGAFGLNGMEMETAVRFGLPLTCIIGNDGGWGQIRNPQLSFFGQERTVATSLPTTRYDLMVEALGGRGALVTDPYQIGPALERALASDEVWCINVPLDPAAYRKTGQVSMAI; this is translated from the coding sequence GCTGAGCTGACGGGTGGCGAGCTGGTGGCGCGGGTCCTCAAGCAGGCGGGCCTGGAGCACGTCTTCACGCTCTGCGGCGGTCACATCCTGCCCATCTACGACGGCTGCCTCAAGGAAGGCATCCGCCTCATCGACGTGCGCCACGAGCAGGCCGCCGCCCACGCCGCCGACGCCTACGCCCGCCTGACGCGGAACGTCGGCGTGGCGATCGTCACCGCCGGGCCCGGCGTGACGGATGCGGTCACCGGCGTGGCCAATGCCTACGCCGCCCGGAGCCCGCTGCTCCTCATCGGCGGCGCGGCGCCGCTGGGCCTGCGCGGCCGGGGCGCGCTCCAGGAGATGGAGCAGGTGGCGCTGCTCCGGCCGATCACGAAGGGCTCGTGGTCCGTGCCCGAGACGCGCCAGATCCCCGAGGTGCTGACGACCGCCGTCCGCACCGCGCTCAGCGGACGCCCCGGACCCGTGTTCGTCGAGATCCCGGTGGATCTCCTGCTCAACACAGTCGAGGATCGCCTGGCGCCCGTCCCCACCGGCTACGTGCACCGCACGCCGACCCAGGCGGATCCGGACGCCGTGGTGCGCCTGGCGCATCTGCTCGTGCGGGCCGAGCGCCCGGTCGTCATGGCCGGGGGAGGCGTGTACTGGGACGACGCGGCGAAGTCGCTGGCCGCCTTCGCGGAGTCCGCCGGCGCGCCGGTCTTCATGAACGGCGCCGGGCGTGGCTGCCTGCCATCGGATCATCCGCTGGCCCACGCCCAGGCCCGCGGCTGGGCGCTGGCAAACGCCGACTTCGTGCTCGTGCTGGGCGCGCCGCTCGACTTCCGCCTTGGCTACGGGCGGCCGCCGACGTTCGCCGAGGACGCGATGGTCTGCATGGTCGACTGTGACCCGGCGGAGCCGGGACGCAACCGGCCGCTCGAGGTGGGGCTGGTGGGGCACATCGGGCGTGTCCTCGAGCAACTTGCCGAGGTGCTGCCGCCGGCGCTGCCGGCGCGCTGGGAGGAGTGGCGCCGGCGCGTCGGGCAGAGGGAGCGGGAAGGGTACCAGCAGCTCGAGGCGCAGTGCGCCTCCGACCAGGTGCCGGTGTCGCACTACCGCTGGGCCGCCGAGATCGCGCGCGTGCTCACGCCCGACACCATCGTCGTGGGCGATGGCGGCGACGTCGTGAGCTGCGCGGCGAAGATCGTGGCGCTCTCCCGTCCGGGACAGTGGCTCGATCCCGGGCCGTTCGGCTGTCTCGGCGTGGGACCGTCCTTCGCCATCGCCGCCAAGCTGCTCCATCCCGGACAGCGCGTGCTGCTCGTCGCCGGCGACGGCGCGTTCGGGCTCAACGGCATGGAGATGGAGACGGCGGTCCGCTTCGGGCTGCCGCTGACGTGCATCATCGGCAACGATGGAGGCTGGGGGCAGATCCGCAACCCCCAGCTCTCGTTCTTCGGCCAGGAGCGCACGGTGGCGACATCGCTGCCGACGACGCGCTATGACCTCATGGTCGAGGCCCTGGGGGGCCGCGGCGCGTTGGTCACCGACCCGTACCAGATCGGGCCCGCGCTGGAGCGGGCGCTCGCCTCCGACGAGGTCTGGTGCATCAACGTCCCGCTCGATCCCGCGGCTTACCGCAAGACGGGCCAGGTCTCCATGGCGATCTGA
- a CDS encoding glycosyltransferase family 4 protein, which translates to MRITFLCPHVRIAGGVRAILTYADRLAGRGHALEVIVPARARLGTWRRTLLRERPHWIPGFRPRVSWVARWTADRLPDADALVATAWQSAPVVAAAPPRCGAKFYLVQHYESLYHGEPAEVDATYRLPLAKIVISTWLRDVMRERFGSGAEVLVTPVDRSLFRRVSVDIDSPRPRVLMLHHDYAWKGGAEGLEAVARVKRRVSSLRLVGFGVKPPPARVGYDEFHVDPPQERLAAIYSSCDIYLCPSWDEGLGMPPMEAMACGAALVTYDNGGCRDYARDGETALVARRRDVGDLAVKLERLATDASLREKIAAAGQRLVTTAFDWDAAVQRMEALFASAR; encoded by the coding sequence GTGAGGATCACCTTCCTCTGCCCGCATGTCAGAATTGCGGGAGGCGTACGGGCGATCCTGACGTACGCGGACCGGCTGGCGGGGCGGGGCCACGCCCTCGAGGTCATCGTTCCCGCCCGGGCGCGGCTCGGCACCTGGCGCCGCACGCTCCTACGCGAGCGGCCCCACTGGATTCCCGGGTTCCGCCCGCGAGTGAGCTGGGTGGCGCGCTGGACCGCCGATCGCCTGCCCGACGCCGACGCGCTCGTCGCCACCGCCTGGCAGTCGGCGCCGGTGGTGGCGGCGGCGCCGCCGCGCTGCGGCGCCAAGTTCTACCTGGTCCAGCACTACGAGAGCCTGTACCACGGCGAGCCCGCGGAGGTGGACGCCACCTATCGCCTGCCGCTCGCCAAGATCGTCATCTCCACCTGGCTCCGCGACGTCATGCGCGAGCGGTTCGGCAGTGGTGCCGAGGTGCTGGTGACGCCGGTCGATCGATCACTATTCCGCCGGGTCTCCGTCGACATCGACAGCCCGCGACCGCGCGTGCTGATGCTCCACCACGACTACGCATGGAAGGGCGGCGCCGAGGGGCTGGAGGCGGTGGCCCGCGTGAAGCGCCGGGTGTCGTCGCTCCGCCTGGTCGGGTTCGGCGTCAAGCCGCCGCCAGCACGCGTCGGCTACGACGAGTTTCATGTCGACCCGCCCCAGGAGCGGCTGGCCGCGATCTACTCGAGCTGCGACATCTACCTTTGCCCCTCCTGGGACGAGGGCCTGGGGATGCCTCCCATGGAGGCCATGGCCTGCGGCGCCGCGCTGGTGACCTACGACAACGGCGGCTGCCGGGACTACGCCCGCGACGGCGAGACCGCGCTGGTGGCGCGGCGGCGGGACGTCGGGGACCTCGCGGTGAAGCTCGAGCGCCTCGCCACCGACGCCTCCCTGCGGGAGAAGATCGCGGCGGCGGGTCAGCGGCTGGTGACGACCGCGTTCGACTGGGACGCCGCCGTCCAGCGCATGGAGGCGCTGTTCGCGTCGGCGCGCTGA